The proteins below are encoded in one region of Knoellia sp. S7-12:
- a CDS encoding cupin domain-containing protein, translating into MTDAPENPRSETSVSAAGSPALARLVGMPAAEFASEVWSRAPHLTRAADLPRDFADLFSPDAVDELVASRGLRTPFARMAKEGTTLPNRQFTLGGGVGAGIRDQLSDDLVLREFASGATLVLQALHRTWSPIQSFSADLADDLGHPVQVNAYVTPPQNQGFADHYDVHDVFVLQIAGEKQWRIRPPVLEAPLRDQPWEQHRASVEQAAAAEPLIEETLQPGDCLYLPRGYLHSATALGGTSIHLTIGVHTWTRRHLVDALLARVGSRLMDDVDARRTLPLTASAGQSPVVSFGDEAEVVRSLVAKALQDISVDEVVDALRPSVRGARRAEPLAVLAQAAGAEDEVTVWRLRRGLSHHWEDNDGGAVLVSRVGRFPVPANELDAITKVLDGMHEPAALDHELRRRLALAGLIVPEGVRGG; encoded by the coding sequence GTGACCGACGCGCCTGAGAACCCGCGGTCCGAGACTTCCGTCTCGGCCGCGGGTTCTCCTGCGCTGGCGCGCCTTGTTGGTATGCCGGCCGCGGAGTTCGCATCCGAGGTCTGGTCACGCGCCCCGCACCTCACCCGCGCGGCAGATCTGCCCCGAGACTTCGCCGACCTCTTCAGCCCCGACGCCGTCGACGAGCTCGTGGCGAGTCGAGGCCTGCGGACGCCGTTCGCGCGCATGGCCAAGGAGGGAACGACGCTTCCCAATCGCCAGTTCACCCTGGGAGGAGGGGTGGGAGCCGGCATCCGTGACCAGTTGAGCGATGACTTGGTTCTGCGCGAGTTCGCTTCTGGCGCAACGTTGGTGCTTCAGGCGCTGCACCGCACGTGGTCACCGATCCAGTCCTTCTCAGCAGACCTCGCTGACGACCTCGGCCACCCCGTCCAAGTGAACGCCTATGTCACGCCGCCGCAGAACCAAGGGTTCGCCGATCACTACGACGTCCACGACGTCTTTGTCCTGCAGATCGCCGGTGAGAAGCAGTGGCGCATCCGTCCGCCGGTCCTCGAGGCGCCGCTGCGCGACCAGCCGTGGGAACAGCACCGAGCCAGCGTTGAGCAGGCGGCCGCGGCCGAACCGCTCATCGAGGAGACGCTGCAGCCGGGCGACTGCCTCTATCTCCCGCGCGGCTATCTGCATTCGGCAACGGCTCTTGGCGGGACGAGCATCCACCTCACGATCGGGGTCCACACGTGGACTCGCCGGCACCTCGTTGATGCCTTGCTGGCGCGGGTGGGGTCGCGACTCATGGACGACGTCGATGCGCGACGAACGCTGCCACTGACCGCGAGTGCGGGCCAGTCCCCCGTGGTGTCCTTCGGCGACGAGGCAGAAGTCGTCCGGTCGCTCGTCGCCAAGGCGCTCCAGGACATCAGTGTGGATGAAGTCGTCGACGCCCTTCGGCCAAGCGTTCGCGGTGCCCGGCGCGCTGAACCGCTCGCGGTCCTCGCTCAGGCAGCAGGTGCGGAGGACGAGGTGACGGTGTGGCGGCTGCGCCGTGGCCTCTCGCACCATTGGGAGGACAATGATGGGGGCGCCGTTCTCGTCAGTCGGGTGGGTCGCTTCCCGGTCCCGGCCAACGAACTGGACGCGATCACGAAGGTGCTGGACGGCATGCACGAGCCGGCTGCGCTCGACCACGAGCTGAGGCGACGTCTGGCACTGGCCGGCCTCATCGTGCCCGAGGGTGTCAGAGGCGGGTGA
- a CDS encoding type II toxin-antitoxin system prevent-host-death family antitoxin → MKTMTYTESRARYAEVLDSVTNDREEVVITRAGHEPVVIVSLEDYESLRETAYLMRSPANARRLLDAMERLEGGKGVKRDLHEAD, encoded by the coding sequence ATGAAGACCATGACGTACACCGAGTCACGCGCTCGATATGCAGAGGTGCTCGACAGTGTGACCAACGACCGTGAAGAGGTCGTCATCACCCGAGCCGGTCACGAGCCAGTCGTGATCGTGTCGTTGGAGGACTACGAGTCGCTTCGCGAAACGGCCTACCTCATGCGTTCGCCTGCCAACGCCCGCCGACTTCTGGACGCCATGGAGCGTCTCGAGGGCGGCAAGGGCGTGAAACGCGACCTTCACGAGGCCGACTGA
- a CDS encoding GNAT family N-acetyltransferase: protein MSIREITEPEWVEFFPTFTEVVDSGETYAFPAGLSIDDARGWWLESPPGVTVVAIDEETGAVLGSAKTGPNRPGRGSHVATASFMVASAARGRGVGRALGEWVLAWAREQGYAAMQFNAVVETNVAAVTLWQKLGFSIIGTVPEAFDSREHGRVGLHVMHRYL, encoded by the coding sequence ATGAGCATCCGCGAGATCACCGAGCCCGAGTGGGTCGAGTTCTTCCCGACCTTCACCGAGGTCGTCGACTCCGGCGAGACCTATGCGTTCCCCGCCGGGCTGTCGATCGACGATGCCCGTGGGTGGTGGCTGGAGTCCCCGCCCGGCGTGACCGTCGTCGCCATCGATGAGGAGACCGGCGCGGTTCTCGGATCGGCCAAGACCGGTCCCAACCGCCCGGGCCGTGGGTCACACGTCGCCACGGCGTCGTTCATGGTGGCCTCGGCGGCGCGCGGTCGCGGAGTCGGGCGAGCTCTCGGCGAGTGGGTGCTGGCCTGGGCGCGCGAGCAGGGCTACGCCGCAATGCAGTTCAACGCTGTCGTTGAGACCAACGTCGCGGCCGTCACGCTGTGGCAGAAGCTGGGGTTCTCGATCATCGGGACCGTTCCCGAGGCGTTCGACAGCCGAGAGCACGGACGTGTGGGCCTGCACGTCATGCACCGATACCTCTGA
- a CDS encoding MerR family transcriptional regulator, producing MTTIAPPTGLTIAEAAEQTGLTTHTLRYYERDGLMLRDVPRSSSGHRVYAEADLRWVTMLTRLRATGMPIREVKHYAELCQSGSGNEVERLAVLQAHRTRVLAQLAEVTEHLGAIDNKIGLYLSKVDLPDE from the coding sequence GTGACCACCATTGCCCCGCCCACTGGGCTGACCATCGCCGAGGCCGCAGAGCAGACCGGCCTCACGACCCACACGTTGCGCTACTACGAGCGCGACGGGTTGATGCTGCGCGATGTGCCGCGCTCCAGCTCGGGGCATCGGGTCTATGCCGAGGCCGATCTGCGCTGGGTGACGATGCTGACGCGGCTGCGCGCCACGGGCATGCCCATCCGCGAGGTGAAGCACTACGCCGAGTTGTGCCAGAGCGGATCTGGCAACGAGGTCGAGCGGCTCGCGGTCCTGCAGGCACACCGGACGCGTGTCCTCGCCCAGCTGGCCGAGGTCACCGAGCACCTGGGCGCGATCGACAACAAGATCGGCCTCTATCTGTCCAAGGTGGATCTCCCGGACGAGTAG
- a CDS encoding BatC protein produces MTQNPTSGMNPDENLSDLGQAPQGTSGVETEGPADSGAGETGAPDEHDGGADGGADEAEGPADSGADQPAVPGEHDGGADGGADGSQ; encoded by the coding sequence ATGACGCAGAACCCGACCAGTGGCATGAACCCCGACGAGAACCTCTCCGACCTCGGTCAGGCACCCCAGGGCACCTCGGGTGTCGAGACCGAGGGTCCGGCCGACAGTGGCGCAGGCGAGACCGGCGCTCCCGATGAGCACGATGGTGGCGCCGATGGCGGAGCCGACGAGGCTGAGGGCCCGGCCGACAGTGGCGCGGACCAGCCGGCCGTCCCCGGTGAGCACGATGGCGGCGCTGACGGTGGGGCCGACGGCTCCCAGTGA
- a CDS encoding sugar phosphate nucleotidyltransferase — protein MARRPKVLAIIQAGGKGSRMDVLTRERAKPALPYAGQYQLVDFALSSLANSGISDVWLSVQYLATSLHKHVANGRPWDLDRTRGGLQWLPPQEGSGSASQDGFSEGNGDDLYRNLDAIRAFGADVVLVLSADSVCSLDLRDVVDQHLDRGSSCTIVTTEVTQSQAADKGVVEVGRDGLVKAFDYKPESPATTTVAAEIFAYDPSRLSDALEDLRAERVDAADGEDSGVGDFGEHLIPRLVDGGAVHAFTLPGYWRDLGTPSEYVAAHRDLLAGRVDVFDDPAWPILTRWPELPSAVIRRDAQVDASIISAGADIAGTVVRSVLGPGVRVAKGAVVEDSVVFAQTSIEAGAEVRGAVVDSASTIARGARVGETPPGTRIGDDRLVLVGRDSRIGRGVVVAPGARLEPGSSA, from the coding sequence ATGGCGAGACGACCGAAGGTGCTGGCGATCATCCAGGCGGGCGGCAAGGGCTCACGCATGGACGTCCTGACCCGCGAGCGGGCCAAACCCGCCCTGCCGTATGCCGGTCAGTACCAACTCGTCGACTTTGCCCTGTCGTCGCTGGCCAACAGCGGGATCAGTGATGTGTGGCTGTCGGTGCAGTACCTCGCCACCAGCCTGCACAAGCACGTCGCGAACGGGCGCCCGTGGGACTTGGACCGCACGCGCGGTGGGCTGCAGTGGCTACCGCCGCAGGAGGGGAGTGGGTCGGCCTCGCAGGACGGCTTCAGCGAGGGCAACGGTGACGACCTCTATCGCAACCTCGACGCGATCCGCGCGTTCGGAGCCGACGTCGTCCTCGTCCTCAGCGCCGACTCGGTCTGCTCTCTCGACCTGCGTGACGTCGTCGACCAGCACCTCGACCGCGGCTCGTCGTGCACGATCGTCACGACCGAGGTCACGCAGTCCCAGGCGGCGGACAAGGGGGTCGTCGAGGTGGGTCGCGACGGTCTGGTGAAGGCCTTCGACTACAAGCCCGAGAGTCCTGCGACGACGACGGTCGCCGCCGAGATCTTCGCCTACGACCCCTCCCGCCTGTCCGATGCCCTCGAGGATCTGAGGGCGGAGCGGGTCGATGCAGCGGACGGTGAGGACTCAGGGGTGGGTGACTTCGGTGAGCACCTGATCCCAAGGCTCGTCGATGGTGGCGCCGTGCATGCGTTCACGCTGCCTGGCTACTGGCGTGACCTCGGGACGCCGAGCGAATACGTTGCGGCACACCGCGATCTGCTTGCCGGGCGGGTCGACGTGTTCGACGACCCCGCGTGGCCCATCCTCACGCGCTGGCCCGAGCTCCCGTCTGCGGTGATCCGTCGCGACGCCCAGGTGGACGCCTCGATCATCAGCGCCGGGGCCGACATCGCGGGCACCGTGGTCCGCAGTGTTCTCGGCCCGGGAGTGCGGGTGGCCAAGGGTGCCGTTGTTGAAGATTCTGTCGTGTTTGCCCAGACGAGCATCGAGGCGGGCGCGGAGGTGCGCGGCGCGGTGGTCGACTCCGCCAGCACGATCGCACGAGGTGCTCGTGTCGGTGAGACTCCTCCCGGCACGCGGATCGGCGACGACCGGCTCGTCCTCGTCGGACGCGACAGCCGCATCGGGCGTGGCGTCGTCGTGGCGCCGGGTGCCCGACTCGAGCCGGGCTCATCTGCCTGA
- a CDS encoding Txe/YoeB family addiction module toxin translates to MLLVWDENAWEDYLWWQAQDRKVLKRINTLIKDIARNGNDGIGKPEALKHDFADYWSRRATDEHRLVYKLVDDEIRIAACRYHYG, encoded by the coding sequence GTGCTCCTCGTCTGGGACGAAAACGCCTGGGAGGACTACCTCTGGTGGCAGGCGCAGGACCGCAAGGTGCTCAAGCGGATCAACACACTCATCAAGGACATTGCCCGCAATGGCAATGACGGGATCGGCAAGCCGGAGGCGCTGAAGCACGACTTCGCGGACTACTGGTCCCGGCGGGCCACTGACGAGCATCGGCTCGTCTACAAGCTCGTCGATGACGAGATCCGGATCGCAGCCTGCCGCTACCACTACGGCTGA
- a CDS encoding SDR family oxidoreductase codes for MTTTLITGASSGIGAELARQLAAKGHDLALCARRTERLDELAVEITAAHPDRTVAVKALDVTDDDAVFRVFREFEEELGGVDRVVVNAGLGKGAPIGVGGWEANKATAMTNFVGALAQCEAAMEIFRAKKRGHLVVISSMSAMRGMPKTVTTYAATKAGIAHVAEGIRNEMLGKPDLDITVSTIYPGYIRSEMNEKVEQKTKFMVDTETGVRGIVEAIEKGVDSARVPAWPWKPLGTAMRHLPLGVVRKLT; via the coding sequence ATGACCACCACCCTCATCACCGGCGCCAGCTCCGGCATCGGCGCAGAGCTCGCCCGACAGCTCGCGGCGAAAGGCCATGACCTGGCCCTGTGCGCTCGCCGCACCGAGCGGCTCGACGAACTCGCTGTCGAGATCACGGCCGCCCACCCGGATCGCACGGTCGCGGTCAAGGCCCTCGACGTCACCGACGATGACGCGGTCTTCCGGGTCTTCCGTGAGTTCGAGGAGGAGCTGGGCGGCGTCGACCGGGTCGTCGTCAACGCCGGTCTCGGCAAGGGTGCACCCATCGGTGTCGGGGGGTGGGAGGCCAACAAGGCGACGGCGATGACGAACTTCGTCGGGGCGCTCGCTCAGTGCGAGGCGGCGATGGAGATCTTCCGGGCCAAGAAGCGCGGCCACCTGGTCGTCATCTCCTCCATGTCAGCCATGCGGGGGATGCCCAAGACCGTCACGACGTATGCCGCGACGAAGGCCGGGATCGCGCACGTCGCCGAAGGCATCCGCAACGAGATGCTCGGCAAGCCCGACCTCGACATCACGGTGTCGACGATCTATCCGGGATACATCCGCTCGGAGATGAACGAGAAGGTCGAGCAGAAGACGAAGTTCATGGTGGACACCGAGACCGGTGTGCGCGGCATCGTCGAGGCGATCGAGAAGGGTGTGGACTCAGCGCGCGTCCCGGCCTGGCCGTGGAAGCCGCTCGGCACCGCGATGCGACACCTGCCGCTCGGGGTTGTCCGCAAACTCACCTGA
- a CDS encoding aldo/keto reductase, whose translation MTTNDATTIPTRTLGTNTSALSVSALGLGCMGMSEFYGTGDEATGIATIRRALDLGVTFLDTADMYGPFTNERLVGKAIAGRRDEVVLATKFGNERAEDGTRLGVNGRPDYVHRAADASLQRLGVDHLDLYYQHRVDQSVPIEETVGAMAELVAAGKVRHLGLSEASPDTIRRAHAVHPITALQTEYSLFTRDIEDEILPTIRELGIGLVPYSPLGRGILTGAITAEADLDASDSRRTAYFPRFQGDALDANLALVAKVREIAEGKGATAGQLALAWVLAQGTDIAPIPGTKRITYLEENIGAAAITLSDADLEALATAVPRDAVVGARYGDMSSIDA comes from the coding sequence ATGACCACCAACGACGCAACCACGATCCCCACCCGGACCCTCGGGACCAACACGTCCGCCCTCTCCGTCTCCGCTCTCGGACTGGGCTGTATGGGTATGTCCGAGTTCTATGGCACCGGCGACGAAGCCACCGGCATCGCGACCATCCGACGCGCTCTCGACCTCGGGGTGACCTTCCTCGACACCGCCGACATGTACGGCCCCTTCACCAACGAGCGCCTTGTCGGCAAGGCCATCGCCGGGCGCCGCGACGAGGTCGTCCTCGCCACGAAGTTCGGCAACGAGCGCGCCGAGGACGGGACTCGCCTCGGCGTCAACGGCCGACCCGACTATGTGCACCGCGCCGCCGACGCCTCGCTCCAGCGTCTTGGCGTCGACCACCTCGACCTCTACTACCAGCACCGCGTCGACCAGAGCGTCCCGATCGAGGAGACCGTCGGCGCCATGGCAGAACTCGTCGCTGCGGGCAAGGTCCGCCACCTCGGGCTCTCGGAGGCCTCGCCCGACACGATCCGCCGGGCCCACGCGGTCCACCCGATCACGGCGCTCCAGACGGAGTACTCGCTCTTCACCCGCGACATCGAGGACGAGATCCTGCCGACCATCCGCGAGCTCGGCATCGGTCTGGTGCCCTACTCACCGCTGGGCCGGGGAATCCTCACGGGCGCGATCACAGCCGAAGCGGACCTTGACGCGAGCGACTCGCGACGCACGGCATACTTCCCGCGGTTCCAGGGCGACGCCCTGGACGCGAACCTCGCGCTCGTCGCCAAGGTGCGCGAGATCGCCGAAGGCAAGGGTGCGACGGCTGGCCAGCTGGCCCTCGCCTGGGTGCTGGCCCAGGGCACGGACATCGCCCCCATTCCCGGCACCAAGCGCATCACCTACCTCGAAGAGAACATCGGTGCCGCCGCGATCACGCTCAGCGACGCCGACCTCGAGGCGCTCGCGACGGCAGTGCCTCGCGACGCTGTGGTGGGCGCTCGCTATGGAGACATGTCGAGCATCGACGCCTAG
- a CDS encoding class I SAM-dependent methyltransferase, with amino-acid sequence MPSPSDDFGQPGVQRAYDTVAKTYATHIPDTSAESPLELAMVDAFIAAVKADGDDGRVLDAGCGAGRMSRYLADRGCAVQGMDLSPGMVEMAHRDHPDLSFAVGSLTDLPFPDGAFAGVLLWYSAIHTPPQGQPQIFAEAARVLRPAGQLLIGLQAGAGTRDVSASYARFGHMVELERHLYTADEVAAFATAAGLSETARLVRRPRGTERDDQAALLFVR; translated from the coding sequence ATGCCTTCCCCGTCCGACGACTTCGGCCAGCCCGGTGTGCAGCGCGCCTACGACACGGTGGCCAAGACCTACGCGACCCACATCCCGGACACCAGCGCCGAGTCGCCCCTCGAGCTCGCAATGGTCGATGCGTTCATCGCGGCGGTGAAGGCTGACGGCGACGACGGGCGGGTGCTTGATGCTGGGTGCGGTGCCGGTCGGATGAGTCGCTACCTCGCCGACCGCGGCTGCGCCGTCCAGGGCATGGACCTCTCCCCCGGCATGGTCGAGATGGCGCATCGTGACCACCCCGACCTCTCGTTCGCTGTCGGATCGCTGACCGACCTGCCGTTCCCGGACGGCGCGTTCGCTGGCGTGTTGCTCTGGTACTCCGCAATCCACACTCCGCCGCAGGGCCAGCCGCAGATCTTCGCCGAGGCAGCTCGCGTCCTACGCCCTGCGGGTCAGCTGTTGATTGGTCTGCAGGCTGGCGCAGGCACCCGGGACGTCTCCGCGTCCTACGCGCGGTTCGGTCACATGGTCGAACTGGAGCGGCACCTCTACACCGCCGACGAGGTCGCCGCCTTCGCCACGGCCGCCGGACTCAGCGAGACCGCCCGCCTGGTCCGCCGCCCACGGGGCACGGAGCGCGACGACCAGGCAGCCCTGCTCTTCGTCAGGTGA
- a CDS encoding lysoplasmalogenase family protein — MSLTTTLRHRADLLAYIPLAVVTTAASVTGRERTHLMSKMLLAPTLAGGVIATRGERSTSRTATLTTALVGSGIGDWFMNRSGVAPPESQARRQLVRLGAGAFAIQQAGLLRLLVGDGVRPRVRPAAAVGGVLAGLGALELRATGEPDPVLTGYGLLLGSMSAVSLSDGGSPRRRRSVALGGGLFLVSDAAIIVGEHVAKTPRQRAVVSGIVLSTYTAALALLVHGLRDEPRTVKPGVA, encoded by the coding sequence GTGAGTCTGACCACCACCCTGAGGCATCGAGCTGACCTCCTCGCCTACATCCCCCTGGCCGTCGTCACGACGGCGGCCTCCGTCACCGGGCGCGAGCGCACCCACCTGATGAGCAAGATGCTGCTCGCCCCGACGTTGGCCGGAGGCGTCATCGCGACTCGGGGCGAGCGTTCAACGTCCCGCACGGCGACCCTCACCACGGCCCTCGTCGGATCCGGGATCGGCGACTGGTTCATGAACCGCTCCGGTGTCGCGCCCCCGGAGAGCCAGGCGCGGCGCCAGCTCGTGCGGCTCGGAGCGGGGGCGTTCGCCATCCAACAAGCCGGCCTCCTCCGACTCCTCGTGGGCGACGGTGTCCGTCCACGCGTCCGCCCGGCTGCAGCGGTCGGAGGCGTCCTGGCTGGACTCGGAGCGCTCGAGCTCAGAGCGACGGGCGAGCCGGACCCTGTCCTCACCGGCTATGGCCTGCTGCTCGGGTCGATGTCGGCCGTCTCCCTGAGCGATGGTGGCAGTCCGCGACGGCGTCGGTCCGTGGCTCTGGGCGGAGGGCTCTTTCTCGTGTCCGACGCCGCGATCATCGTCGGCGAGCACGTGGCAAAAACCCCGCGACAGCGCGCAGTGGTCTCCGGCATCGTGTTGTCGACCTACACCGCAGCCCTCGCCCTCCTGGTTCACGGGTTGCGCGACGAGCCACGCACTGTGAAACCTGGAGTCGCATGA
- a CDS encoding ABC-F family ATP-binding cassette domain-containing protein: MSATLVAKDLSGGHAHRTLFEHLDLTVAPGDVVGVVGANGAGKTTLLRLLAGESAPLAGSVTTAPGDAFVGWLPQEHERIPGETVSDYIARRTGATAATDAMEATAAALGGDDATADETYALALDHWLASGAPDLEDRLPAMLGELGLDVGADALMTSLSGGQAARAALASLLLSRFDIVLLDEPTNDLDLAGLDRLEAFVTGLRGGVVLVSHDREFLARCVTRIVELDLAQNSVAVHDGGYESFLAEREIARRHAREAYEDFAGTKADLESRARTQREWSSKGVRNAMKKSPDNDKIRRAASIDSAEKQARKVRQMESRIARLDEVEEPRKEWVLQFSIGYAPRSSSVVATLNEAAVRRGDFVLGPVSLQVDAGSRIGITGPNGAGKTTLLSLILGRLTPDTGSSSLGASVAVGEIDQARTGLRDDLSLADAFGEAVPDLVPAERRTLLAKFGLRADQVTSLVSRLSPGERTRAAMALLQARGVNLLVLDEPTNHLDLPAIEQLEEALDSYDGALLLVSHDRRLLENVNLDQRWDVDAGQVTRL, translated from the coding sequence GTGAGTGCAACCCTCGTGGCGAAGGACCTGTCCGGAGGGCACGCCCACCGCACCCTCTTCGAGCACCTCGACCTGACCGTCGCGCCCGGCGATGTCGTGGGGGTCGTCGGTGCCAACGGCGCGGGCAAGACCACGCTGCTGCGCCTCCTCGCTGGCGAGTCAGCACCACTCGCCGGCTCCGTCACCACCGCCCCGGGCGACGCGTTCGTCGGGTGGCTGCCGCAGGAGCACGAACGCATCCCGGGCGAGACAGTGTCCGACTACATCGCCCGCCGCACTGGGGCCACGGCCGCGACCGACGCGATGGAAGCAACGGCAGCCGCACTCGGAGGGGACGACGCCACCGCCGACGAGACCTATGCCCTCGCCCTCGACCACTGGCTCGCCAGTGGCGCCCCCGACCTCGAGGACCGCCTCCCCGCGATGCTCGGCGAGCTCGGACTCGACGTCGGCGCCGATGCCCTCATGACCTCGCTCTCGGGTGGGCAGGCTGCGCGCGCAGCCTTGGCTTCCCTGCTTCTCAGCCGCTTCGACATCGTGCTGCTCGACGAACCGACCAACGACCTCGACCTCGCCGGGCTCGACCGCCTCGAGGCTTTTGTCACCGGTCTGAGGGGTGGTGTCGTCCTCGTCTCGCACGACCGCGAGTTCCTGGCGCGCTGTGTGACGCGCATCGTCGAGCTCGATCTGGCGCAGAACTCCGTGGCCGTCCACGACGGCGGCTACGAGTCCTTCCTCGCCGAGCGTGAGATCGCTCGTCGGCACGCCCGCGAGGCCTATGAGGACTTCGCCGGGACCAAGGCCGACCTCGAGTCGCGGGCACGCACCCAGCGCGAGTGGAGCAGCAAGGGCGTCCGCAACGCCATGAAGAAGAGCCCCGACAACGACAAGATCCGTCGAGCAGCCAGCATCGACTCCGCCGAGAAGCAGGCCCGCAAGGTGCGCCAGATGGAGTCGCGGATCGCGCGGCTCGACGAGGTGGAGGAGCCGCGCAAGGAGTGGGTCCTGCAGTTCTCGATCGGGTATGCCCCACGGTCGAGCTCGGTCGTTGCCACCCTCAATGAAGCGGCGGTGCGCCGCGGCGACTTCGTCCTCGGCCCCGTCTCGCTCCAGGTCGACGCAGGCTCACGCATCGGCATCACGGGACCCAACGGCGCCGGCAAGACGACCCTGCTCAGCCTCATCCTTGGCCGCCTGACACCCGACACCGGCAGCTCCAGCCTCGGCGCGAGCGTTGCCGTCGGTGAGATCGACCAGGCTCGCACCGGGCTGCGGGATGACCTGTCACTCGCCGACGCGTTCGGTGAAGCGGTGCCCGACCTGGTCCCTGCGGAGCGCCGCACCCTCCTGGCCAAGTTCGGACTGCGCGCCGACCAGGTGACGAGCCTCGTCTCGCGGCTCTCACCCGGTGAGCGCACGCGCGCAGCCATGGCTCTGCTCCAGGCCCGTGGCGTCAACCTCCTCGTCCTCGACGAGCCGACCAACCATCTCGACCTGCCCGCCATCGAGCAGCTCGAAGAGGCCCTTGACTCCTACGACGGCGCCCTGCTGCTCGTCTCGCACGACCGCCGACTCCTCGAGAACGTCAATCTCGACCAGCGCTGGGACGTCGACGCCGGACAGGTCACCCGCCTCTGA
- a CDS encoding saccharopine dehydrogenase NADP-binding domain-containing protein: MSTAREFDLVLVGATGFVGRLTAAHLAEHAPASVRIALAGRSESRLSDVRASLPPAAADWPLVVVDTTDSAAVVDLAGRTRVVVTTVGPYAKLGMPLASACAAAGTHYADLTGEVLFVRDSIDANHAEAERTGARIVHSCGFDSIPSDLGVWKLAQRVAADGEGTLGETVLHVRTLRGGISGGTIDSMRQQAIESSGDKSRRRAVTDPYGLSPERDAEPPSRNRPTDDFGLLGKLQAVAGTRYDQVTKRWVAPFFMASFNTRIVRRSNALTNWSYGREFRYDEVMDTGRGPLGAVKAGLTSAVLGGLFAGMSTAPTRSVLDRVLPKPGEGPSHETMANGKFVMDVETTTTTGARYRSRVAAAYDPGYSGTAIMLGQAGLALALDELPSRAGVLTPSVALGDALVTRLEGFDFEFTTSRS, encoded by the coding sequence ATGAGTACTGCGCGTGAGTTCGACCTCGTCCTTGTGGGCGCCACCGGTTTTGTCGGGCGCCTGACCGCCGCCCACCTTGCGGAGCACGCGCCAGCATCGGTGCGGATCGCCTTGGCTGGCAGGTCGGAATCCCGTCTGTCCGACGTGCGGGCGTCGCTGCCTCCGGCGGCCGCCGACTGGCCGCTCGTCGTCGTCGACACGACCGACTCGGCCGCCGTCGTGGACTTGGCCGGCCGCACCCGTGTCGTGGTCACCACCGTGGGTCCCTACGCAAAATTGGGTATGCCGCTCGCTTCCGCGTGCGCTGCCGCCGGAACCCACTACGCCGACCTCACCGGCGAGGTCCTCTTTGTCCGGGACAGCATCGACGCGAACCACGCCGAGGCAGAGCGGACCGGCGCCCGGATCGTCCACTCGTGCGGCTTCGACTCGATCCCGTCCGACCTTGGTGTCTGGAAGCTCGCGCAGCGCGTGGCTGCTGACGGCGAAGGCACTCTCGGCGAGACCGTCCTGCACGTCCGGACCCTTCGCGGCGGCATCAGCGGAGGCACGATCGACTCGATGCGCCAGCAGGCCATCGAGTCCAGCGGCGACAAGTCGCGCCGCCGCGCCGTGACCGATCCCTACGGGTTGAGCCCCGAGCGTGATGCCGAGCCACCGTCGCGCAACCGCCCGACCGATGACTTCGGGCTGCTGGGCAAGCTGCAGGCGGTGGCCGGCACCCGCTACGACCAGGTGACGAAGCGGTGGGTCGCACCATTCTTCATGGCGTCGTTCAACACCCGCATCGTGCGTCGCAGCAACGCTTTGACGAACTGGTCCTACGGTCGCGAGTTCCGCTACGACGAGGTCATGGACACCGGACGCGGACCTCTGGGTGCCGTCAAGGCGGGTCTGACCTCGGCCGTGCTCGGCGGACTCTTCGCCGGCATGTCCACCGCGCCGACTCGTTCGGTCCTCGACCGGGTGCTGCCCAAGCCCGGCGAGGGCCCTTCCCACGAGACCATGGCCAACGGGAAGTTCGTCATGGATGTCGAGACGACCACGACGACGGGTGCGCGCTACCGCTCACGGGTGGCGGCGGCATACGACCCGGGTTATTCAGGGACGGCGATCATGCTGGGACAGGCAGGCCTGGCTCTGGCCCTCGACGAATTGCCCTCTCGCGCGGGAGTGCTCACGCCCTCGGTGGCGCTGGGCGATGCCCTGGTGACGCGTCTGGAGGGCTTCGACTTCGAGTTCACGACCAGCCGATCGTGA